The following are encoded together in the Triticum dicoccoides isolate Atlit2015 ecotype Zavitan chromosome 6B, WEW_v2.0, whole genome shotgun sequence genome:
- the LOC119325944 gene encoding uncharacterized protein LOC119325944 — MADLCTKFTLSGCHRFYPEFPDHWYDLIEAPVRVPKFTPRKKHNRAYRSRHGHVIIGFQVNEDIEQLFEDDGVEEEEQLFEDNAVEPIPVNEVEGVAIDEDVPELGIEDQAEEEHVEDDDVEAIILNEVAPIDGGDVPEEYTEYEGGLLAAKLGGEDGDKVGL; from the exons ATGGCTGATCTCTGTACCAAGTTTACCTTGTCCGGATGCCACCGGTTTTACCCTGAGTTTCCAG ATCACTGGTATGATCTGATTGAAGCTCCTGTCCGTGTGCCGAAGTTCACCCCTCGCAAGAAGCACAACCGTGCGTATAGGTCCCGCCATG GCCATGTTATCATTGGTTTCCAGGTAAATGAAGACATAGAGCAGCTGTTCGAGGACGATGGTGTGGAGGAAGAGGAGCAGCTGTTCGAGGACAATGCTGTCGAACCAATTCCTGTGAATGAAGTGGAGGGGGTCGCCATTGATGAGGATGTTCCAGAGCTGGGAATTGAGGACCAGG CAGAGGAGGAACATGTCGAGGATGATGACGTGGAAGCAATAATTCTGAATGAGGTCGCCCCCATTGATGGCGGAGATGTTCCTGAGGAATACACTGAGTACGAGGGTGGCCTTCTTGCGG CTAAGCTTGGTGGCGAGGACGGCGACAAGGTCGGGCTTTAG